The following is a genomic window from Benincasa hispida cultivar B227 chromosome 7, ASM972705v1, whole genome shotgun sequence.
CCAAACAATGGAATCACAAAAGTCTATACCTTTGGGAACCTTCAACCCGTATGGTCGAGAAATTGCATCCCTAAGCACTCTAGAATCAACTGGCTGACCCTTCCCACCCTGGTAACACAAATATGAACTCACTAGTTGGAGATCAGACAACAAGCACATTCGTGTCTATCTCACCTTTTCGGGTACGATAGCGAGGACAATCAGCTGCACCTACATTGACCTTGATGTATGTGTCATCCAATACACCCAGACAGTTCTGTATGGGATCATACATTGACAAAGAGATAAACATTTCCTAGTTTCCTAAAAATCTAGAACCTAATATTTAACTAGGAGTGGAAttaaaattattgtaatacCTCAAACAATTTCCACCTACTGTTAGTACAATCGCTCGTGATAGGCTCCAATTTTTTCAGCAGTAACTCATGAAGTTGTAGTACAATGGTCAGAACGAACCTAAAATTCCTCGAAACAATTTCACCAGACCGTGCGAACTGTCGACAAACTACTCGGTTCTTAACGTCGTGCGCCAAAATGTGGAGGAAAATTGCCACCATCTCTTGGACGTCAATGCATTGAGTAAGTGCTAGACGATCGGTTGTCCTAAGCATGTTATAGAGGATGATGAAAGTCCGTTTATCCATTCACGTGCTCTCGTGACAGCAGATGTCATTCTCATAAATAGGCCAAAAGAAGTTTAACTGTCTAATTCAATGTTTAATGTAGGAGGGTTGTTTCTCTATTCTAcgatgatcatttagtaatagGGCCAATGTTAGAAATAGTTGTTGTTGGGATATGGTGATGATTGAAAGGATAGTAAAGACTTcctaattttccttattttggGATAGAAACCTAAAACCCTAGgatacaaaaggaaaaaatagttttatcaaGGATTGAGCCTCAATTGAAATACATGACTTATATtagaattagtacttaagattattttgattatatCCATTTCTTTCAAACgtcttttaaataattctttattattgttgtttaaaaaaaaaatagtcaaaatttaagattaatcaTAAATAGTCAATGAAAtaccaacatttaaaaat
Proteins encoded in this region:
- the LOC120081095 gene encoding uncharacterized protein LOC120081095, producing MDKRTFIILYNMLRTTDRLALTQCIDVQEMVAIFLHILAHDVKNRVVCRQFARSGEIVSRNFRFVLTIVLQLHELLLKKLEPITSDCTNSRWKLFENCLGVLDDTYIKVNVGAADCPRYRTRKGEIDTNGGKGQPVDSRVLRDAISRPYGLKVPKAREIGKTTISGTMYDEDSTSNELGDENIQFIETSDEWTNFNDELATQMFDEWEQAS